GCTAAACCATTCTGACAGCCAATAAAATACGCGCTTGGGGGCGGAAAGTGGCTCATTTAAAACCAGGCCGTGGACGGTATAGATAATTTTTTTAACGCCGCATAATTTGGCGGCCAGAGCGCCGAGCGAGCCGGCTTTGCTAGAGTTGAGGTGAATAATATCTGGTTTGAGTCGGCGGACTAATTTATAAATATCGATAAAAGCCAAGAGGTCATCATGGAGATTAAGGGAGCGTTGTAGCCGGCGCAGATAATAGCTAGAGACAGAGAAGCGGGAGAGGAGAGTGAGGAGTTGTCCATCCGGTTTGCCGCCAACGGCCACCGAGACATCAAAGCCCTTGGCTTGCGCTAGGACAGCCAAATCAAAAACATATTTTTGAGCGCCACCCCATTCAGATAGTGTGACCAAATAAAGGATTTTTGTTGGTTGATTTGAGGACATAAGTTTGATATGATTATTATAATTTAGTATACATAAAAACATTAAAACATTAAAGCGCTAGAACATTAAAACATTATGAAGATATTGGTGACAGGGGGAGCTGGGTTTATCGGCTCTCATACAGTAAGAAAATTGGTCCAGCTGGGCCACAAGGTGGTAGTGGTGGACAATTTTAATAATTATTATAGCCCAAAATTAAAAGAAGACAGGATTAAAATATTTTTGAAAGGCCTGAAGTTTAGGGTGTATAGATTGAATATTGCTGATTACAAAAAGTTGGAGCAAATATTCAAGAAAGAGAAGTTTGACAAAATAATTCATCTGGCGGCCCAGGCCGGGGTGCGATATTCACTAGAAAATCCTTTTGTCTATATAGAGTCAAATATCGTAGGTACTTTTAATTTGCTCGAATTGTGCAGGCAGTATGGGGTGAAACATTTTATTTATGCTTCTTCATCATCTGTTTATGGTAATAATAAAAAATTGCCTTTTGCCGAGGGCCATAGGGTTGACGAGCCGATTTCCTTGTATGCAGCGACCAAAAAATCAACCGAACTTATGGCTTATACTTATTACCATTTGTTTGGGATAAATACGATTGGTCTCCGTTTTTTTACGGTTTATGGGCCATGGGGTAGGCCGGATATGGCAATCTTCAAATTTACCAAAAGTATCAGTGAGGGAAGGCCAATAGAGGTTTATGGCCGAGGCGCAATGGATAGAGACTTTACTTATATTGATGATATTGTGTCAGGCGTTGTCAGAACTCTAAAAATAAAGAGCGGTTGCGAGATTTTTAATTTGGGTAATTCAAAGCCAGAGAAACTCATGACAATGATCAGTTTGATTGAGAAAAATCTCGGCAAAAGAGCAATTGTGGAGATGAAACCAATGCAGGCTGGGGATGTGCACAGGACATACGCGAACACAGGAAAAGCCAGAGAAATATTGAGTTATCAACCCAAGACAAATTTAGCAGGGGGGATAAAGAAGTTTGTAAGGTGGTACAGGGGATATTATGGGACAAAATAAAAAATTTGGTCTGATTTGACAAATAGGAGGTGATATTCTATCCTAAAAAGAGAGAAATCCAAGAGGATTTTTCCTCTTTATTTTAAATAAAATTATGGCAGCAACCAGAAAAAGAGTTGGTTTGACTATATTTTTGATAATAATCTTAACATTATTGGCCCTATTATTTGACGGCCATGTTTCACCTATTGAAGACGGCGGGAAGTCTTTGAGTGTGCCAGATTGGGTGCCGGGTGCATCTTTTTGGAATAAATTTGATTTTCATCTGGGTTTGGATTTGAAGGGCGGAACCCAGCTTTTATATCAGGCGGATATCAGCAAAATTGACAGCCGCGATGCCAGTTCGGCTGTTGGAGGAGTGAGAGATGTGATAGAGAGAAGGGTAAATGCTTTTGGCGTGGCTGAACCGGTGGTACAGGTAAACCAGAATCAGGAAGGGAATTATCGTATTATTGTGGAATTGGCAGGAGTAAAAGACGTAAACCAAGCTATTACGATGATTGGCGAAACGCCGCTTTTGGAATTTAAAGAATCAAACGCTGCTTTTAACAATCAGCAAATACAGTTGACGGCCGAACAGCAGAAAGAAATGGATAGTTTTAATGAGACGGCTAGGAAAAAAGCGGAGGAGATAAATGCCAGAGCCTTGGCTGGTGAAGATTTTACTAAATTGGCTAATGAATTTTCAGAAGATCCCGGCTCCAAGGATAAAGGAGGAGATTTGGGCTGGGCGACTAAAGGATCTTTTGTGCCGGAATTTGAAAACGCTATTTTTGATATTTTGAAAGCCGGACAAATAACAGCCAGCCCTATTAAAACTCAGTTTGGTTACCATATTATCAAAAAAATAGACGAGAGGGATGCTCAGCAGATAGAGGCGACAGCAGAGGTCAATGGTACAACTACACCAATGACGATAAGCAATAAAGAAGTTTTATCAGCGCATATTTTGATTGCGACAAAATCACCCGAGGATATGGTGCCGCCAGTAGACCAGTGGTCAAATACCCAATTGTCAGGTAAACACCTGAAAAGAGCATCAGTACAATATGACCCAAATACAGGGGAGCCAGAGGTGAGTTTGGAATTTAATGATGAGGGTGCGCAATTGTTTGAAGAAATTACAGACAGAAATGTTGGCAAGCCGGTAGCAATATTTTTGGATGGCACGCCGATTTCTGTGCCAACCGTGAATGAAAAGATAACCGGTGGCAAAGCAGTGATCACTGGACGGTTTAACCTCAAAGAGGCTAAGCAGCTGGTAGAAAGACTTAATGCCGGTGCTCTGCCAGTGCCAATAAATTTGATTTCTCAAAAAACAGTGGGGCCATCCCTCGGCAAAAAATCCGTGACTGATAGTTTGGCCGCAGGCTTGTGGGGTCTTTTGGCTGTAGCGATATTTATAACCTTGTATTATCGCCTGCCAGGGCTAATGGCGGTTTTGGCTTTGTGTATTTATGCCCTTATCTCTATGGCTTCATACAGACTTTTGAATGTGACATTG
This is a stretch of genomic DNA from Candidatus Kuenenbacteria bacterium. It encodes these proteins:
- a CDS encoding glycosyltransferase family 4 protein, with translation MSSNQPTKILYLVTLSEWGGAQKYVFDLAVLAQAKGFDVSVAVGGKPDGQLLTLLSRFSVSSYYLRRLQRSLNLHDDLLAFIDIYKLVRRLKPDIIHLNSSKAGSLGALAAKLCGVKKIIYTVHGLVLNEPLSAPKRVFYWLSEWFS
- a CDS encoding SDR family NAD(P)-dependent oxidoreductase gives rise to the protein MKILVTGGAGFIGSHTVRKLVQLGHKVVVVDNFNNYYSPKLKEDRIKIFLKGLKFRVYRLNIADYKKLEQIFKKEKFDKIIHLAAQAGVRYSLENPFVYIESNIVGTFNLLELCRQYGVKHFIYASSSSVYGNNKKLPFAEGHRVDEPISLYAATKKSTELMAYTYYHLFGINTIGLRFFTVYGPWGRPDMAIFKFTKSISEGRPIEVYGRGAMDRDFTYIDDIVSGVVRTLKIKSGCEIFNLGNSKPEKLMTMISLIEKNLGKRAIVEMKPMQAGDVHRTYANTGKAREILSYQPKTNLAGGIKKFVRWYRGYYGTK
- the secD gene encoding protein translocase subunit SecD; protein product: MAATRKRVGLTIFLIIILTLLALLFDGHVSPIEDGGKSLSVPDWVPGASFWNKFDFHLGLDLKGGTQLLYQADISKIDSRDASSAVGGVRDVIERRVNAFGVAEPVVQVNQNQEGNYRIIVELAGVKDVNQAITMIGETPLLEFKESNAAFNNQQIQLTAEQQKEMDSFNETARKKAEEINARALAGEDFTKLANEFSEDPGSKDKGGDLGWATKGSFVPEFENAIFDILKAGQITASPIKTQFGYHIIKKIDERDAQQIEATAEVNGTTTPMTISNKEVLSAHILIATKSPEDMVPPVDQWSNTQLSGKHLKRASVQYDPNTGEPEVSLEFNDEGAQLFEEITDRNVGKPVAIFLDGTPISVPTVNEKITGGKAVITGRFNLKEAKQLVERLNAGALPVPINLISQKTVGPSLGKKSVTDSLAAGLWGLLAVAIFITLYYRLPGLMAVLALCIYALISMASYRLLNVTLTLSGIAGFIISVGMAVDANVLVFERLKEELRNGRGFASSLEEAFKRSWPSIIDSNISTLITCAILIWVGTSVMKGFAITLAIGILISMFTAITVTRSFMRVLPAKAMEKYKWLIWRGLKTKKTV